One region of Macadamia integrifolia cultivar HAES 741 chromosome 11, SCU_Mint_v3, whole genome shotgun sequence genomic DNA includes:
- the LOC122093881 gene encoding senescence-associated carboxylesterase 101-like encodes FVLVKSFQISYTSLMGILKSVIVTGNSLGGLVASLVVLEILRRLYSSKTNLPLCITFGSPIVSSNGLQQVIYDQPILKSQFLHVVSVQDHIPFLFISNSSASDSQRYKPFGTYIMCSTSGCACFNTTDAVLKLLEAKGRSQLVNHNVDYGNILGYIEEFNILRLKEYGNILEDLKKSVTFFNGFSSMLPGLPGCSSLEVGIRLQMEAIEVIEAQEYNELVTSMADVEKQERLYLTDRENPELELNKAKINFAKLEWFKKKSWNTEAGGYYDCYKNCISSGSDEDTIKWNNSVTEYWKKKIEVIKQKPQYKGGVPLQTRYVRAATNYRRMVEPLDIADFYKIPGQKNYLKHRPKHYKQLQKWQEDDDERAENKIQKNLSSMRNKAVNLIEDSCFWAHVEDAMILTEMLNNKKEADCELEESVIKEDLKEFENYVMGLIRKFSVSEEIFLEKSTFMHWWREYYKIILEDGRSSPLIDYMEAKKYEPGSASRTRRDGNSTCVTYSCHMFFLLLVSFLALLIIYLFMREGSKKDSVGFVPT; translated from the exons tttgtGTTGGTAAAAAGTTTCCAAATTTCTTACACTTCTTTAATGGGTATTTTAAAAAGCG TCATTGTCACTGGTAATTCTCTGGGAGGATTGGTTGCGTCGCTTGTCGTTTTGGAGATCCTACGGAGACTTTATTCCTCAAAGACGAATCTCCCTCTATGCATCACCTTTGGTTCTCCAATTGTTAGCAGCAATGGCCTCCAACAAGTCATTTACGATCAGCCAATTTTGAAGTCTCAGTTCTTACATGTAGTCTCCGTTCAAGATCACATACCTTTTCTCTTCATTAGCAATTCATCAGCTTCCGATTCACAGCGTTACAAGCCTTTCGGTACATATATAATGTGCTCTACATCAGGTTGTGCCTGTTTCAATACTACTGATGCAGTTTTGAAATTGCTGGAGGCTAAAGGAAGATCTCAGTTGGTTAACcataatgtggattatggaAATATTTTGGGATATATAGAAGAATTCAATATTTTGAGACTTAAGGAATATGGAAATATTTTGGAAGACCTCAAAAAATCAGTTACTTTCTTCAATGGGTTTTCATCAATGCTACCTGGATTGCCTGGTTGCTCTTCTCTTGAGGTTGGGATACGTCTTCAGATGGAAGCAATTGAAGTTATAGAAGCCCAG GAATACAATGAGCTTGTCACTTCGATGGCAGACGTAGAGAAGCAGGAAAGACTCTACCTGACCGACAGAGAGAATCCTGAATTGGAGCTgaataaagcaaaaataaaCTTTGCGAAACTTGAATGGTTCAAGAAGAAATCCTGGAATACTGAGGCTGGAGGCTACTATGATTGCTACAAGAACTGCATATCCTCTGGAAGTGATGAAGATACAATCAAGTGGAATAATTCTGTCACAGAatattggaagaagaagatagaagtaataaaacaaaaaccccAATACAAAGGTGGTGTTCCATTACAAACAAGATATGTCCGTGCTGCAACAAATTATAGAAGGATGGTTGAACCTCTTGATATTGCAGATTTCTATAAGATTCCAGGCCAGAAGAACTACCTAAAACATAGACCCAAACATTATAAACAGTTGCAGAAATGGcaggaggatgatgatgagaGAGCAGAGAATAAGATTCAGAAGAACTTATCATCAATGAGGAACAAAGCTGTTAATTTAATAGAGGATTCTTGCTTCTGGGCTCATGTGGAGGATGCTATGATTTTAACAGAGATGTTGAACAACAAAAAGGAAGCTGATTGTGAGTTAGAAGAATCAGTTATTAAGgaagatttgaaggagtttgaGAATTATGTAATGGGGTTGATACGAAAATTCAGTGTTTCAGAAGAGATTTTCTTGGAGAAGAGTACCTTCATGCATTGGTGGAGAGAGTATTATAAAATTATCCTAGAAGATGGACGTAGTTCACCACTGATTGATTATATGGAGGCAAAAAAATATGAGCCCGGATCAGCTTCTCGTACGAGAAGAGATGGCAACTCTACTTGTGTGACGTATTCCTGCCACATGTTTTTCCTACTCTTGGTATCCTTTTTGGCAttgttaattatttatttatttatgcgAGAGGGTTCGAAAAAAGACAGTGTGGGTTTTGTACCAACATAG
- the LOC122093551 gene encoding AB hydrolase superfamily protein YfhM-like, protein MDQIEHKYIDVRGLKLHVAEIGTGASVVVFLHGFPEIWYSWRHQMIAIANAGFRALAPDFRGYGLSQQPHEPEKASFKDLLDDLLVILDSFSIPKAFLIGKDFGAPAANLFAVLFPERVSGVVTLGVPYVPSPASSLFTQLPEGFYVLRWQEPGKAEADFGRFDVKTVVRNIYILFSGSKLPIADENQEIMDLVDPSSPLPPWFTEEDLAVYATLYEKSGFSTALQVPYRTLQEDMNLSDPRVKAPAQLIMGGKDYSLKVPGMEDYVMSGKVKDYFVPNLEITFLPEGTHFVQEQFPEQVNQLILTFLSKHTC, encoded by the exons ATGGATCAGATAGAGCACAAATACATTGATGTAAGAGGTCTGAAGCTTCATGTAGCCGAGATAGGAACAGGGGCGTCAGTGGTGGTGTTCTTGCATGGGTTCCCGGAGATTTGGTATTCATGGCGGCATCAGATGATCGCCATTGCCAATGCCGGATTCAGGGCACTAGCACCTGATTTCAGAGGCTACGGCCTCTCACAACAGCCCCATGAACCAGAGAAGGCCTCATTCAAAGACCTCCTTGATGATCTCCTTGTCATTCTCGACTCCTTCTCCATTcccaag GCTTTCCTCATTGGGAAAGATTTTGGAGCCCCTGCTGCCAATTTGTTTGCAGTTCTCTTCCCAGAGAGAGTCTCAGGAGTGGTAACACTGGGTGTACCATATGTTCCCTCTCCAGCATCTTCATTATTTACCCAGCTTCCTGAAGGCTTCTATGTTTTGAGATGGCAG GAACCTGGAAAAGCTGAAGCAGATTTTGGTCGATTCGATGTTAAGACGGTGGTGCGAAACATCTACATTCTTTTCTCAGGAAGCAAACTACCAATAGCTGATGAGAATCAAGAGATCATGGACTTGGTGGATCCATCTTCTCCTCTGCCACCCTGGTTCACTGAGGAAGATCTTGCAGTTTATGCAACATTATATGAAAAATCTGGATTCAGTACTGCATTGCAAGTCCCATATAGGACATTGCAAGAGGACATGAACTTGAGTGATCCAAGAGTTAAAGCACCAGCACAGCTGATCATGGGGGGAAAGGACTATTCCCTCAAAGTCCCAGGAATGGAGGACTATGTGATGAGTGGAAAGGTGAAAGATTACTTTGTCCCTAATTTGGAGATCACATTCTTGCCTGAAGGAACACATTTCGTTCAGGAGCAATTTCCAGAGCAGGTGAATCAGCTCATTTTAACTTTCCTCAGCAAGCATACTTGCTAA
- the LOC122093530 gene encoding probable LRR receptor-like serine/threonine-protein kinase At1g56130 translates to MEEQRKKKSMLKPRCTKCFSVFAHALWTIYFLSQLLISEAQTANATTDPSEVRALNSIFQKWNIKATANWNISGEPCSGYAIDTTDLDNNGPFNPGIKCDCSYNNGSTCHITHLKVYALEVVGTIVDELMNLTYLNNLDLRQNYFTGPLPKFIGNFTQMQYMSVGINALSGELPKELGNLTNLIVLGFGSNNFSGPLPLELGDLTNLQQLYFDSSGVSGEIPATFSKLQNLQTVWASDNALTGKIPDFIGGNWTNLGSLRFQGNSFEGPIPSSFSNLTTMTDLRISEISNGSSSLSFIKDMKALSTLVLRNNNISDTIPSNMKGYQSLKQLDLSFNNLTGQIPSSLFNLNSLSYLFLGNNQLSGTLPSQKSSSLVNIDLSYNQLSGILPSWVTQGSLQVNLIANNFNISGSNISGLPPGLNCLQRNFPCNRGSPIYYNFSIKCGGPEIKSSAGIVFERENETLGAATYFVTETERWAVSNTGRFAENNNADQYILSSSAQFTNTLDSELFQTARISPGSLRYYGLGLQNGIYNVTLQFSEIQFKNTRSWESRGRRLFDIYIQGNLWLKKFDIRKEAGGISFSAVQKKIQANVSENFLEIHLFWAGEGTCCIPQQGTYGPSISAISAVPNFKPNVTNTPHTPASTRKTRTGLIVGIVVPIGLLSILFVLVVYYILRRRKGLKFDEDEEFLGIDYRPNTFSYTELRTATDDFNPANKLGEGGFGPVYKGTLTDGREVAVKQLSVSSHQGKSQFITEIATISAVQHRNLVKLFGCCIEGDRRLLVYEYHENKSLDQALFGGLHLNWPKRYDICLGTARGLAYLHEESKPRIVHRDVKASNILLDAELDPKISDFGLAKLYDDKKTHISTRVAGTIGYLAPEYAMRGHLTEKADVFGFGVVALEIISGRPNTDTSLNAEKIYLLEWAWNLHESNRELELVDPALSEFNAEEVKRLIGIVLLCTQASPSLRPAMSRVVAMLSGDSEVSTVTSKPGYLTDWEFNDISSFMTGETSGTSMSGNTKSQTNSSNPTSVVDGDHFPVTANQPMLHEHLAEGR, encoded by the exons ATGgaagaacagaggaagaagaaatccatGTTGAAACCCAGATGCACCAAATGCTTTTCAGTATTTGCTCATGCCTTATGGACCATTTACTTCCTCAGCCAGCTCCTCATATCTGAAGCTCAAACTGCCAATGCTACTACAGACCCATCtgaag TGAGAGCTTTAAACTCTATTTTCCAGAAATGGAATATCAAGGCTACAGCTAACTGGAACATCAGTGGGGAACCTTGCAGTGGATACGCCATTGACACAACGGATCTTGACAACAATGGACCCTTCAACCCGGGCATTAAGTGTGATTGTTCATATAACAATGGCTCCACATGCCATATCACCCATTT GAAAGTATATGCATTGGAAGTAGTGGGGACAATTGTAGACGAGCTTATGAATCTCACTTACCTCAACAATTT GGATTTGCGTCAAAATTATTTCACAGGTCCCTTGCCTAAATTTATAGGCAACTTTACTCAAATGCAATACAT GAGTGTTGGTATTAATGCTTTATCCGGGGAGCTTCCAAAAGAACTAGGAAATCTTACCAATCTAATTGTATT GGGTTTTGGCTCAAATAATTTCTCTGGTCCACTCCCTCTTGAGCTTGGAGATTTAACAAACTTGCAACAACT TTACTTTGATAGTTCAGGAGTGAGTGGTGAGATCCCTGCAACATTTTCCAAATTACAAAACTTACAGACAGT GTGGGCTTCTGACAATGCACTTACAGGAAAAATTCCTGACTTCATTGGTGGGAATTGGACTAATCTTGGTTCCTT GAGGTTTCAAGGAAACTCATTTGAAGGACCAATACCTTCAAGTTTTTCTAATCTAACCACCATGACAGATTT GAGAATTAGCGAGATTTCTAATGGGAGTTCATCATTATCATTTATTAAGGATATGAAAGCTCTAAGTACTCT AGTCTTGAGGAATAACAATATTAGTGATACTATTCCATCCAATATGAAAGGTTATCAGAGTTTGAAACAATT GGACTTGAGCTTCAACAATTTAACTGGACAAATTCCAAGTTCTCTCTTCAATTTGAATAGTCTGTCTTATTT GTTTCTTGGAAACAACCAGTTATCTGGTACCTTGCCTTCTCAGAAGAGTTCCTCACTTGTTAATAT AGATTTGTCATATAATCAATTATCAGGAATTCTTCCTTCTTGGGTTACACAAGGAAGTTTGCAAGT CAACTTGATTGCCAACAACTTCAACATTAGTGGTTCAAATATCAG TGGTTTGCCTCCAGGATTGAATTGCCTTCAACGAAACTTTCCATGCAATCGGGGCTCTCCAATAT ATTATAACTTCTCTATCAAGTGTGGAGGTCCAGAAATTAAGTCTTCTGCGGGGATTGTATTCGAGAGGGAGAATGAAACACTTGGTGCAGCCACTTATTTTGTCACTGAAACAGAAAGATGGGCAGTAAGCAACACTGGAAGGTTTGCTGAGAACAATAATGCTGATCAGTATATCCTATCTTCTTCTGCACAATTCACAAATACTTTAGATTCAGAGTTGTTCCAGACAGCAAGAATATCTCCGGGGTCACTAAGATACTATGGCCTGGGGCTTCAAAATGGAATTTACAATGTGACCCTACAATTTTCTGAGATTCAATTCAAAAATACTCGCAGTTGGGAAAGTCGTGGAAGGCGTCTGTTTGATATTTATATCCAG GGTAAcctatggttaaaaaaatttgacatAAGGAAAGAGGCAGGGGGAATCTCTTTTTCAGCTGTACAAAAGAAAATCCAAGCCAATGTGTCAGAGAACTTccttgaaatccatctcttctggGCTGGAGAAGGTACTTGTTGTATACCTCAACAAGGTACATATGGACCATCCATTTCAGCCATCAGTGCTGTTCCAA ATTTTAAACCAAATGTTACCAACACACCACATACACCTGCTTCAACAAGGAAGACAAGGACTGGTTTAATTGTTGGAATCGTTGTTCCTATTGGACTTCTCAGCATCCTGTTTGTTTTGGTGGTTTATTATATTCTTCGAAGAAGGAAAGGATTAAaatttgatgaagatgaag AGTTTCTAGGTATTGATTATAGACCAAACACCTTCAGTTATACAGAATTGAGGACTGCTACAGATGACTTCAACCCTGCTAATAAGCTGGGGGAGGGAGGCTTTGGACCTGTTTACAAG GGAACGCTTACTGATGGAAGGGAGGTGGCTGTGAAGCAACTTTCAGTGTCATCTCACCAGGGAAAGAGTCAGTTCATAACAGAGATCGCTACCATATCTGCAGTGCAACATCGAAACCTTGtgaaattgtttggttgttGCATCGAGGGAGATAGACGACTTCTAGTCTATGAGTACCATGAAAATAAAAGCCTTGATCAAGCACTATTTG GTGGTTTACATCTTAATTGGCCAAAGCGCTATGATATCTGTTTGGGGACAGCACGTGGTCTAGCCTATCTTCATGAGGAGTCGAAGCCTAGAATTGTACATAGAGATGTCAAGGCTAGTAACATTCTACTTGATGCTGAACTCGAccccaaaatttcagattttggttTGGCCAAACTTTATGATGACAAGAAGACCCACATAAGCACTCGAGTTGCAGGAACAAT TGGCTATCTTGCACCAGAGTATGCCATGCGTGGGCACCTGACTGAGAAAGCAGATGTTTTTGGATTTGGAGTAGTAGCTCTTGAGATCATCAGTGGAAGGCCTAATACTGACACAAGCTTGAATGCAGAAAAGATTTATCTTCTCGAATGG GCTTGGAATCTACATGAAAGTAATCGTGAACTGGAACTGGTTGATCCTGCATTATCAGAATTCAATGCTGAAGAAGTGAAGCGACTGATAGGAATAGTTCTCTTGTGCACTCAAGCATCACCATCCCTACGTCCAGCAATGTCTCGTGTGGTGGCAATGCTTTCAGGAGACTCTGAAGTGAGCACTGTCACATCAAAGCCTGGATACTTAACTGATTGGGAATTCAATGATATAAGCAGCTTTATGACTGGTGAAACTTCTGGAACCTCAATGAGTGGAAATACAAAGAGCCAAACCAACTCTTCAAATCCAACCAGTGTGGTTGATGGAGACCATTTTCCAGTAACTGCCAATCAACCAATGCTGCATGAGCATTTGGCAGAGGGAAGGTGA